A portion of the Homo sapiens chromosome 16, GRCh38.p14 Primary Assembly genome contains these proteins:
- the KIFC3 gene encoding kinesin-like protein KIFC3 isoform 6 (isoform 6 is encoded by transcript variant 6), with the protein MIKVEHLKEKLISQAQEVSRLRSELGGTDLEKHRDLLMVENERLRQEMRRCEAELQELRTKPAGPCPGCEHSQESAQLRDKLSQLQLEMAESKGMLSELNLEVQQKTDRLAEVELRLKDCLAEKAQEEERLSRRLRDSHETIASLRAQSPPVKYVIKTVEVESSKTKQALSESQARNQHLQEQVAMQRQVLKEMEQQLQSSHQLTARLRAQIAMYESELERAHGQMLEEMQSLEEDKNRAIEEAFARAQVEMKAVHENLAGVRTNLLTLQPALRTLTNDYNGLKRQVRGFPLLLQEALRSVKAEIGQAIEEVNSNNQELLRKYRRELQLRKKCHNELVRLKGNIRVIARVRPVTKEDGEGPEATNAVTFDADDDSIIHLLHKGKPVSFELDKVFSPQASQQDVFQEVQALVTSCIDGFNVCIFAYGQTGAGKTYTMEGTAENPGINQRALQLLFSEVQEKASDWEYTITVSAAEIYNEVLRDLLGKEPQEKLEIRLCPDGSGQLYVPGLTEFQVQSVDDINKVFEFGHTNRTTEFTNLNEHSSRSHALLIVTVRGVDCSTGLRTTGKLNLVDLAGSERVGKSGAEGSRLREAQHINKSLSALGDVIAALRSRQGHVPFRNSKLTYLLQDSLSGDSKTLMVVQVSPVEKNTSETLYSLKFAERVRSVELGPGLRRAELGSWSSQEHLEWEPACQTPQPSARAHSAPSSGTSSRPGSIRRKLQPSA; encoded by the exons ATGATCAAG GTAGAACACCTGAAGGAGAAGCTCATTAGCCAGGCCCAGGAAGTGAGCCGACTGCGATCTGAGCTG ggggGCACCGACTTGGAGAAGCACCGGGACCTGCTGATGGTGGAGAATGAgcgactgaggcaggagatgcGGCGCTGTGAGGCCGAGCTGCAAGAGCTGCGCACAAAGCCAGCAGGTCCCTGCCCAGGTTGTGAGCACAGCCAG GAGAGCGCCCAGCTCCGTGACAAGCTGTCCCAGCTGCAGCTGGAGATGGCGGAAAGCAAAGGCATGCTGTCAGAGCTGAACCTAGAGGTGCAGCAGAAGACCGACCGGCTGGCTGAGGTGGAGCTGCGACTCAAGGACTGCCTGGCTGAGAAGGCACAGGAGGAGGAGCGGCTTAGTCGGCGCCTGCGTGACAGCCACGAGACCATTGCCAGCCTGCGGGCCCAGTCCCCACCTGTCAAG TATGTCATCAAGACAGTGGAGGTGGAGTCGTCCAAGACCAAGCAGGCCCTCAGCGAGTCCCAGGCCCGGAACCAGCACCTGCAGGAGCAGGTGGCTATGCAGAGGCAGGTGCTGAAGGAGATGGAACAGCAGCTGCAGAGCTCACACCAGCTGACCGCGCGGCTCCGGGCGCAG ATTGCCATGTACGAGTCAGAGCTGGAGCGGGCCCATGGGCAGATGCTGGAGGAGATGCAGTCCCTGGAAGAGGACAAGAACCGGGCCATTGAGGAGGCCTTTGCCAGAGCCCAGGTGGAGATGAAGGCTGTGCACGAGAATCTAGCAG GCGTCCGGACCAACTTGCTGACCTTGCAGCCGGCACTGCGGACCCTCACCAACGACTACAATGGGCTCAAGCGGCAGGTGCGCGGCTTCCCACTGCTGCTGCAGGAGGCCCTCAGGAGTGTCAAGGCCGAG ATAGGCCAGGCCATCGAGGAGGTCAACAGCAACAACCAGGAGCTGCTGCGCAAGTACCGCCGCGAGCTGCAGCTGCGTAAGAAGTGCCACAATGAGCTCGTGCGGCTGAAAG GGAACATCCGAGTGATTGCTCGTGTCCGGCCAGTCACCAAAGAGGATGGGGAAGGACCTGAGGCCACCAATGCTGTGACTTTCGATGCCGACGACGACTCCATCATCCACCTGCTGCACAAGGGCAAGCCTGTGTCCTTCGAGCTGGACAAGGTCTTCTCCCCACAGGCCTCGCAGCAGGAC GTGTTCCAGGAGGTGCAGGCCCTGGTCACCTCTTGCATTGATGGCTTCAATGTCTGCATCTTTGCGTACGGCCAGACGGGCGCCGGCAAGACGTACACGATGGAG GGGACCGCTGAGAACCCAGGTATCAACCAGCGGGCCCTGCAGCTGCTCTTCTCCGAGGTGCAGGAGAAGGCGTCTGACTGGGAGTACACCATCACCGTCAGCGCTGCGGAGATCTACAATGAGGTCCTCAG GGACCTGCTAGGGAAAGAGCCTCAGGAAAAACTGGAGATCCGGCTGTGCCCAGACGGCAGTGGGCAGCTGTATGTACCAGGGCTGACTGAGTTCCAAGTGCAGAGCGTGGACGACATCAACAAG GTGTTTGAGTTTGGCCACACTAATCGCACGACCGAGTTCACCAACCTGAACGAGCACAGCTCCCGCTCGCACGCGCTGCTCATCGTGACGGTGCGAGGCGTGGACTGCAGCACAGGCCTCCGCACCACGG GGAAGCTGAACCTGGTGGACTTGGCTGGCTCGGAGCGCGTGGGCAAGTCGGGGGCCGAGGGCAGCCGCCTGCGGGAGGCGCAGCACATCAACAAGTCGCTGTCGGCTCTGGGGGACGTCATTGCTGCCCTGCGCTCCCGCCAGGGCCACGTGCCCTTCCGCAACTCCAAGCTCACCTACCTGCTGCAGGATTCGCTTAgtggtgacagcaagaccctcaTGGTGGTACAG GTGTCCCCCGTGGAGAAGAACACTAGCGAGACGCTCTATTCCCTCAAGTTTGCTGAGAGGGTGCGCTCTGTGGAGCTGGGGCCTGGGCTACGCAGGGCAGAGCTTGGGTCCTGGTCAAGCCAGGAGCATCTAGAG TGGGAGCCGGCTTGTCAGACGCCACAGCCCTCGGCACGGGCCCACTCAGCCCCCAGCTCTGGGACCAGTAGCCGCCCTGGATCCATCCGGAGGAAGCTGCAGCCCTCGG CCTGA
- the KIFC3 gene encoding kinesin-like protein KIFC3 isoform 3 (isoform 3 is encoded by transcript variant 8), protein MVENERLRQEMRRCEAELQELRTKPAGPCPGCEHSQESAQLRDKLSQLQLEMAESKGMLSELNLEVQQKTDRLAEVELRLKDCLAEKAQEEERLSRRLRDSHETIASLRAQSPPVKYVIKTVEVESSKTKQALSESQARNQHLQEQVAMQRQVLKEMEQQLQSSHQLTARLRAQIAMYESELERAHGQMLEEMQSLEEDKNRAIEEAFARAQVEMKAVHENLAGVRTNLLTLQPALRTLTNDYNGLKRQVRGFPLLLQEALRSVKAEIGQAIEEVNSNNQELLRKYRRELQLRKKCHNELVRLKGNIRVIARVRPVTKEDGEGPEATNAVTFDADDDSIIHLLHKGKPVSFELDKVFSPQASQQDVFQEVQALVTSCIDGFNVCIFAYGQTGAGKTYTMEGTAENPGINQRALQLLFSEVQEKASDWEYTITVSAAEIYNEVLRDLLGKEPQEKLEIRLCPDGSGQLYVPGLTEFQVQSVDDINKVFEFGHTNRTTEFTNLNEHSSRSHALLIVTVRGVDCSTGLRTTGKLNLVDLAGSERVGKSGAEGSRLREAQHINKSLSALGDVIAALRSRQGHVPFRNSKLTYLLQDSLSGDSKTLMVVQVSPVEKNTSETLYSLKFAERVRSVELGPGLRRAELGSWSSQEHLEWEPACQTPQPSARAHSAPSSGTSSRPGSIRRKLQPSA, encoded by the exons ATGGTGGAGAATGAgcgactgaggcaggagatgcGGCGCTGTGAGGCCGAGCTGCAAGAGCTGCGCACAAAGCCAGCAGGTCCCTGCCCAGGTTGTGAGCACAGCCAG GAGAGCGCCCAGCTCCGTGACAAGCTGTCCCAGCTGCAGCTGGAGATGGCGGAAAGCAAAGGCATGCTGTCAGAGCTGAACCTAGAGGTGCAGCAGAAGACCGACCGGCTGGCTGAGGTGGAGCTGCGACTCAAGGACTGCCTGGCTGAGAAGGCACAGGAGGAGGAGCGGCTTAGTCGGCGCCTGCGTGACAGCCACGAGACCATTGCCAGCCTGCGGGCCCAGTCCCCACCTGTCAAG TATGTCATCAAGACAGTGGAGGTGGAGTCGTCCAAGACCAAGCAGGCCCTCAGCGAGTCCCAGGCCCGGAACCAGCACCTGCAGGAGCAGGTGGCTATGCAGAGGCAGGTGCTGAAGGAGATGGAACAGCAGCTGCAGAGCTCACACCAGCTGACCGCGCGGCTCCGGGCGCAG ATTGCCATGTACGAGTCAGAGCTGGAGCGGGCCCATGGGCAGATGCTGGAGGAGATGCAGTCCCTGGAAGAGGACAAGAACCGGGCCATTGAGGAGGCCTTTGCCAGAGCCCAGGTGGAGATGAAGGCTGTGCACGAGAATCTAGCAG GCGTCCGGACCAACTTGCTGACCTTGCAGCCGGCACTGCGGACCCTCACCAACGACTACAATGGGCTCAAGCGGCAGGTGCGCGGCTTCCCACTGCTGCTGCAGGAGGCCCTCAGGAGTGTCAAGGCCGAG ATAGGCCAGGCCATCGAGGAGGTCAACAGCAACAACCAGGAGCTGCTGCGCAAGTACCGCCGCGAGCTGCAGCTGCGTAAGAAGTGCCACAATGAGCTCGTGCGGCTGAAAG GGAACATCCGAGTGATTGCTCGTGTCCGGCCAGTCACCAAAGAGGATGGGGAAGGACCTGAGGCCACCAATGCTGTGACTTTCGATGCCGACGACGACTCCATCATCCACCTGCTGCACAAGGGCAAGCCTGTGTCCTTCGAGCTGGACAAGGTCTTCTCCCCACAGGCCTCGCAGCAGGAC GTGTTCCAGGAGGTGCAGGCCCTGGTCACCTCTTGCATTGATGGCTTCAATGTCTGCATCTTTGCGTACGGCCAGACGGGCGCCGGCAAGACGTACACGATGGAG GGGACCGCTGAGAACCCAGGTATCAACCAGCGGGCCCTGCAGCTGCTCTTCTCCGAGGTGCAGGAGAAGGCGTCTGACTGGGAGTACACCATCACCGTCAGCGCTGCGGAGATCTACAATGAGGTCCTCAG GGACCTGCTAGGGAAAGAGCCTCAGGAAAAACTGGAGATCCGGCTGTGCCCAGACGGCAGTGGGCAGCTGTATGTACCAGGGCTGACTGAGTTCCAAGTGCAGAGCGTGGACGACATCAACAAG GTGTTTGAGTTTGGCCACACTAATCGCACGACCGAGTTCACCAACCTGAACGAGCACAGCTCCCGCTCGCACGCGCTGCTCATCGTGACGGTGCGAGGCGTGGACTGCAGCACAGGCCTCCGCACCACGG GGAAGCTGAACCTGGTGGACTTGGCTGGCTCGGAGCGCGTGGGCAAGTCGGGGGCCGAGGGCAGCCGCCTGCGGGAGGCGCAGCACATCAACAAGTCGCTGTCGGCTCTGGGGGACGTCATTGCTGCCCTGCGCTCCCGCCAGGGCCACGTGCCCTTCCGCAACTCCAAGCTCACCTACCTGCTGCAGGATTCGCTTAgtggtgacagcaagaccctcaTGGTGGTACAG GTGTCCCCCGTGGAGAAGAACACTAGCGAGACGCTCTATTCCCTCAAGTTTGCTGAGAGGGTGCGCTCTGTGGAGCTGGGGCCTGGGCTACGCAGGGCAGAGCTTGGGTCCTGGTCAAGCCAGGAGCATCTAGAG TGGGAGCCGGCTTGTCAGACGCCACAGCCCTCGGCACGGGCCCACTCAGCCCCCAGCTCTGGGACCAGTAGCCGCCCTGGATCCATCCGGAGGAAGCTGCAGCCCTCGG CCTGA
- the KIFC3 gene encoding kinesin-like protein KIFC3 isoform X16, translating to MVENERLRQEMRRCEAELQELRTKPAGPCPGCEHSQESAQLRDKLSQLQLEMAESKGMLSELNLEVQQKTDRLAEVELRLKDCLAEKAQEEERLSRRLRDSHETIASLRAQSPPVKYVIKTVEVESSKTKQALSESQARNQHLQEQVAMQRQVLKEMEQQLQSSHQLTARLRAQIAMYESELERAHGQMLEEMQSLEEDKNRAIEEAFARAQVEMKAVHENLAGVRTNLLTLQPALRTLTNDYNGLKRQVRGFPLLLQEALRSVKAEIGQAIEEVNSNNQELLRKYRRELQLRKKCHNELVRLKGNIRVIARVRPVTKEDGEGPEATNAVTFDADDDSIIHLLHKGKPVSFELDKVFSPQASQQDVFQEVQALVTSCIDGFNVCIFAYGQTGAGKTYTMEGTAENPGINQRALQLLFSEVQEKASDWEYTITVSAAEIYNEVLRDLLGKEPQEKLEIRLCPDGSGQLYVPGLTEFQVQSVDDINKVFEFGHTNRTTEFTNLNEHSSRSHALLIVTVRGVDCSTGLRTTGKLNLVDLAGSERVGKSGAEGSRLREAQHINKSLSALGDVIAALRSRQGHVPFRNSKLTYLLQDSLSGDSKTLMVVQVSPVEKNTSETLYSLKFAERVRSVELGPGLRRAELGSWSSQEHLEWEPACQTPQPSARAHSAPSSGTSSRPGSIRRKLQPSGKSRPLPV from the exons ATGGTGGAGAATGAgcgactgaggcaggagatgcGGCGCTGTGAGGCCGAGCTGCAAGAGCTGCGCACAAAGCCAGCAGGTCCCTGCCCAGGTTGTGAGCACAGCCAG GAGAGCGCCCAGCTCCGTGACAAGCTGTCCCAGCTGCAGCTGGAGATGGCGGAAAGCAAAGGCATGCTGTCAGAGCTGAACCTAGAGGTGCAGCAGAAGACCGACCGGCTGGCTGAGGTGGAGCTGCGACTCAAGGACTGCCTGGCTGAGAAGGCACAGGAGGAGGAGCGGCTTAGTCGGCGCCTGCGTGACAGCCACGAGACCATTGCCAGCCTGCGGGCCCAGTCCCCACCTGTCAAG TATGTCATCAAGACAGTGGAGGTGGAGTCGTCCAAGACCAAGCAGGCCCTCAGCGAGTCCCAGGCCCGGAACCAGCACCTGCAGGAGCAGGTGGCTATGCAGAGGCAGGTGCTGAAGGAGATGGAACAGCAGCTGCAGAGCTCACACCAGCTGACCGCGCGGCTCCGGGCGCAG ATTGCCATGTACGAGTCAGAGCTGGAGCGGGCCCATGGGCAGATGCTGGAGGAGATGCAGTCCCTGGAAGAGGACAAGAACCGGGCCATTGAGGAGGCCTTTGCCAGAGCCCAGGTGGAGATGAAGGCTGTGCACGAGAATCTAGCAG GCGTCCGGACCAACTTGCTGACCTTGCAGCCGGCACTGCGGACCCTCACCAACGACTACAATGGGCTCAAGCGGCAGGTGCGCGGCTTCCCACTGCTGCTGCAGGAGGCCCTCAGGAGTGTCAAGGCCGAG ATAGGCCAGGCCATCGAGGAGGTCAACAGCAACAACCAGGAGCTGCTGCGCAAGTACCGCCGCGAGCTGCAGCTGCGTAAGAAGTGCCACAATGAGCTCGTGCGGCTGAAAG GGAACATCCGAGTGATTGCTCGTGTCCGGCCAGTCACCAAAGAGGATGGGGAAGGACCTGAGGCCACCAATGCTGTGACTTTCGATGCCGACGACGACTCCATCATCCACCTGCTGCACAAGGGCAAGCCTGTGTCCTTCGAGCTGGACAAGGTCTTCTCCCCACAGGCCTCGCAGCAGGAC GTGTTCCAGGAGGTGCAGGCCCTGGTCACCTCTTGCATTGATGGCTTCAATGTCTGCATCTTTGCGTACGGCCAGACGGGCGCCGGCAAGACGTACACGATGGAG GGGACCGCTGAGAACCCAGGTATCAACCAGCGGGCCCTGCAGCTGCTCTTCTCCGAGGTGCAGGAGAAGGCGTCTGACTGGGAGTACACCATCACCGTCAGCGCTGCGGAGATCTACAATGAGGTCCTCAG GGACCTGCTAGGGAAAGAGCCTCAGGAAAAACTGGAGATCCGGCTGTGCCCAGACGGCAGTGGGCAGCTGTATGTACCAGGGCTGACTGAGTTCCAAGTGCAGAGCGTGGACGACATCAACAAG GTGTTTGAGTTTGGCCACACTAATCGCACGACCGAGTTCACCAACCTGAACGAGCACAGCTCCCGCTCGCACGCGCTGCTCATCGTGACGGTGCGAGGCGTGGACTGCAGCACAGGCCTCCGCACCACGG GGAAGCTGAACCTGGTGGACTTGGCTGGCTCGGAGCGCGTGGGCAAGTCGGGGGCCGAGGGCAGCCGCCTGCGGGAGGCGCAGCACATCAACAAGTCGCTGTCGGCTCTGGGGGACGTCATTGCTGCCCTGCGCTCCCGCCAGGGCCACGTGCCCTTCCGCAACTCCAAGCTCACCTACCTGCTGCAGGATTCGCTTAgtggtgacagcaagaccctcaTGGTGGTACAG GTGTCCCCCGTGGAGAAGAACACTAGCGAGACGCTCTATTCCCTCAAGTTTGCTGAGAGGGTGCGCTCTGTGGAGCTGGGGCCTGGGCTACGCAGGGCAGAGCTTGGGTCCTGGTCAAGCCAGGAGCATCTAGAG TGGGAGCCGGCTTGTCAGACGCCACAGCCCTCGGCACGGGCCCACTCAGCCCCCAGCTCTGGGACCAGTAGCCGCCCTGGATCCATCCGGAGGAAGCTGCAGCCCTCGG GGAAGTCGCGGCCACTGCCTGTGTGA
- the KIFC3 gene encoding kinesin-like protein KIFC3 isoform 5 (isoform 5 is encoded by transcript variant 5), translating into MVLRMVEAMSQLQDEKTQLQEELVVLQERLALRDSDQQATSTQLQNQVEHLKEKLISQAQEVSRLRSELGGTDLEKHRDLLMVENERLRQEMRRCEAELQELRTKPAGPCPGCEHSQESAQLRDKLSQLQLEMAESKGMLSELNLEVQQKTDRLAEVELRLKDCLAEKAQEEERLSRRLRDSHETIASLRAQSPPVKYVIKTVEVESSKTKQALSESQARNQHLQEQVAMQRQVLKEMEQQLQSSHQLTARLRAQIAMYESELERAHGQMLEEMQSLEEDKNRAIEEAFARAQVEMKAVHENLAGVRTNLLTLQPALRTLTNDYNGLKRQVRGFPLLLQEALRSVKAEIGQAIEEVNSNNQELLRKYRRELQLRKKCHNELVRLKGNIRVIARVRPVTKEDGEGPEATNAVTFDADDDSIIHLLHKGKPVSFELDKVFSPQASQQDVFQEVQALVTSCIDGFNVCIFAYGQTGAGKTYTMEGTAENPGINQRALQLLFSEVQEKASDWEYTITVSAAEIYNEVLRDLLGKEPQEKLEIRLCPDGSGQLYVPGLTEFQVQSVDDINKVFEFGHTNRTTEFTNLNEHSSRSHALLIVTVRGVDCSTGLRTTGKLNLVDLAGSERVGKSGAEGSRLREAQHINKSLSALGDVIAALRSRQGHVPFRNSKLTYLLQDSLSGDSKTLMVVQVSPVEKNTSETLYSLKFAERVRSVELGPGLRRAELGSWSSQEHLEWEPACQTPQPSARAHSAPSSGTSSRPGSIRRKLQPSA; encoded by the exons GTAGAACACCTGAAGGAGAAGCTCATTAGCCAGGCCCAGGAAGTGAGCCGACTGCGATCTGAGCTG ggggGCACCGACTTGGAGAAGCACCGGGACCTGCTGATGGTGGAGAATGAgcgactgaggcaggagatgcGGCGCTGTGAGGCCGAGCTGCAAGAGCTGCGCACAAAGCCAGCAGGTCCCTGCCCAGGTTGTGAGCACAGCCAG GAGAGCGCCCAGCTCCGTGACAAGCTGTCCCAGCTGCAGCTGGAGATGGCGGAAAGCAAAGGCATGCTGTCAGAGCTGAACCTAGAGGTGCAGCAGAAGACCGACCGGCTGGCTGAGGTGGAGCTGCGACTCAAGGACTGCCTGGCTGAGAAGGCACAGGAGGAGGAGCGGCTTAGTCGGCGCCTGCGTGACAGCCACGAGACCATTGCCAGCCTGCGGGCCCAGTCCCCACCTGTCAAG TATGTCATCAAGACAGTGGAGGTGGAGTCGTCCAAGACCAAGCAGGCCCTCAGCGAGTCCCAGGCCCGGAACCAGCACCTGCAGGAGCAGGTGGCTATGCAGAGGCAGGTGCTGAAGGAGATGGAACAGCAGCTGCAGAGCTCACACCAGCTGACCGCGCGGCTCCGGGCGCAG ATTGCCATGTACGAGTCAGAGCTGGAGCGGGCCCATGGGCAGATGCTGGAGGAGATGCAGTCCCTGGAAGAGGACAAGAACCGGGCCATTGAGGAGGCCTTTGCCAGAGCCCAGGTGGAGATGAAGGCTGTGCACGAGAATCTAGCAG GCGTCCGGACCAACTTGCTGACCTTGCAGCCGGCACTGCGGACCCTCACCAACGACTACAATGGGCTCAAGCGGCAGGTGCGCGGCTTCCCACTGCTGCTGCAGGAGGCCCTCAGGAGTGTCAAGGCCGAG ATAGGCCAGGCCATCGAGGAGGTCAACAGCAACAACCAGGAGCTGCTGCGCAAGTACCGCCGCGAGCTGCAGCTGCGTAAGAAGTGCCACAATGAGCTCGTGCGGCTGAAAG GGAACATCCGAGTGATTGCTCGTGTCCGGCCAGTCACCAAAGAGGATGGGGAAGGACCTGAGGCCACCAATGCTGTGACTTTCGATGCCGACGACGACTCCATCATCCACCTGCTGCACAAGGGCAAGCCTGTGTCCTTCGAGCTGGACAAGGTCTTCTCCCCACAGGCCTCGCAGCAGGAC GTGTTCCAGGAGGTGCAGGCCCTGGTCACCTCTTGCATTGATGGCTTCAATGTCTGCATCTTTGCGTACGGCCAGACGGGCGCCGGCAAGACGTACACGATGGAG GGGACCGCTGAGAACCCAGGTATCAACCAGCGGGCCCTGCAGCTGCTCTTCTCCGAGGTGCAGGAGAAGGCGTCTGACTGGGAGTACACCATCACCGTCAGCGCTGCGGAGATCTACAATGAGGTCCTCAG GGACCTGCTAGGGAAAGAGCCTCAGGAAAAACTGGAGATCCGGCTGTGCCCAGACGGCAGTGGGCAGCTGTATGTACCAGGGCTGACTGAGTTCCAAGTGCAGAGCGTGGACGACATCAACAAG GTGTTTGAGTTTGGCCACACTAATCGCACGACCGAGTTCACCAACCTGAACGAGCACAGCTCCCGCTCGCACGCGCTGCTCATCGTGACGGTGCGAGGCGTGGACTGCAGCACAGGCCTCCGCACCACGG GGAAGCTGAACCTGGTGGACTTGGCTGGCTCGGAGCGCGTGGGCAAGTCGGGGGCCGAGGGCAGCCGCCTGCGGGAGGCGCAGCACATCAACAAGTCGCTGTCGGCTCTGGGGGACGTCATTGCTGCCCTGCGCTCCCGCCAGGGCCACGTGCCCTTCCGCAACTCCAAGCTCACCTACCTGCTGCAGGATTCGCTTAgtggtgacagcaagaccctcaTGGTGGTACAG GTGTCCCCCGTGGAGAAGAACACTAGCGAGACGCTCTATTCCCTCAAGTTTGCTGAGAGGGTGCGCTCTGTGGAGCTGGGGCCTGGGCTACGCAGGGCAGAGCTTGGGTCCTGGTCAAGCCAGGAGCATCTAGAG TGGGAGCCGGCTTGTCAGACGCCACAGCCCTCGGCACGGGCCCACTCAGCCCCCAGCTCTGGGACCAGTAGCCGCCCTGGATCCATCCGGAGGAAGCTGCAGCCCTCGG CCTGA
- the KIFC3 gene encoding kinesin-like protein KIFC3 isoform X15, producing MIKVEHLKEKLISQAQEVSRLRSELGGTDLEKHRDLLMVENERLRQEMRRCEAELQELRTKPAGPCPGCEHSQESAQLRDKLSQLQLEMAESKGMLSELNLEVQQKTDRLAEVELRLKDCLAEKAQEEERLSRRLRDSHETIASLRAQSPPVKYVIKTVEVESSKTKQALSESQARNQHLQEQVAMQRQVLKEMEQQLQSSHQLTARLRAQIAMYESELERAHGQMLEEMQSLEEDKNRAIEEAFARAQVEMKAVHENLAGVRTNLLTLQPALRTLTNDYNGLKRQVRGFPLLLQEALRSVKAEIGQAIEEVNSNNQELLRKYRRELQLRKKCHNELVRLKGNIRVIARVRPVTKEDGEGPEATNAVTFDADDDSIIHLLHKGKPVSFELDKVFSPQASQQDVFQEVQALVTSCIDGFNVCIFAYGQTGAGKTYTMEGTAENPGINQRALQLLFSEVQEKASDWEYTITVSAAEIYNEVLRDLLGKEPQEKLEIRLCPDGSGQLYVPGLTEFQVQSVDDINKVFEFGHTNRTTEFTNLNEHSSRSHALLIVTVRGVDCSTGLRTTGKLNLVDLAGSERVGKSGAEGSRLREAQHINKSLSALGDVIAALRSRQGHVPFRNSKLTYLLQDSLSGDSKTLMVVQVSPVEKNTSETLYSLKFAERVRSVELGPGLRRAELGSWSSQEHLEWEPACQTPQPSARAHSAPSSGTSSRPGSIRRKLQPSGKSRPLPV from the exons ATGATCAAG GTAGAACACCTGAAGGAGAAGCTCATTAGCCAGGCCCAGGAAGTGAGCCGACTGCGATCTGAGCTG ggggGCACCGACTTGGAGAAGCACCGGGACCTGCTGATGGTGGAGAATGAgcgactgaggcaggagatgcGGCGCTGTGAGGCCGAGCTGCAAGAGCTGCGCACAAAGCCAGCAGGTCCCTGCCCAGGTTGTGAGCACAGCCAG GAGAGCGCCCAGCTCCGTGACAAGCTGTCCCAGCTGCAGCTGGAGATGGCGGAAAGCAAAGGCATGCTGTCAGAGCTGAACCTAGAGGTGCAGCAGAAGACCGACCGGCTGGCTGAGGTGGAGCTGCGACTCAAGGACTGCCTGGCTGAGAAGGCACAGGAGGAGGAGCGGCTTAGTCGGCGCCTGCGTGACAGCCACGAGACCATTGCCAGCCTGCGGGCCCAGTCCCCACCTGTCAAG TATGTCATCAAGACAGTGGAGGTGGAGTCGTCCAAGACCAAGCAGGCCCTCAGCGAGTCCCAGGCCCGGAACCAGCACCTGCAGGAGCAGGTGGCTATGCAGAGGCAGGTGCTGAAGGAGATGGAACAGCAGCTGCAGAGCTCACACCAGCTGACCGCGCGGCTCCGGGCGCAG ATTGCCATGTACGAGTCAGAGCTGGAGCGGGCCCATGGGCAGATGCTGGAGGAGATGCAGTCCCTGGAAGAGGACAAGAACCGGGCCATTGAGGAGGCCTTTGCCAGAGCCCAGGTGGAGATGAAGGCTGTGCACGAGAATCTAGCAG GCGTCCGGACCAACTTGCTGACCTTGCAGCCGGCACTGCGGACCCTCACCAACGACTACAATGGGCTCAAGCGGCAGGTGCGCGGCTTCCCACTGCTGCTGCAGGAGGCCCTCAGGAGTGTCAAGGCCGAG ATAGGCCAGGCCATCGAGGAGGTCAACAGCAACAACCAGGAGCTGCTGCGCAAGTACCGCCGCGAGCTGCAGCTGCGTAAGAAGTGCCACAATGAGCTCGTGCGGCTGAAAG GGAACATCCGAGTGATTGCTCGTGTCCGGCCAGTCACCAAAGAGGATGGGGAAGGACCTGAGGCCACCAATGCTGTGACTTTCGATGCCGACGACGACTCCATCATCCACCTGCTGCACAAGGGCAAGCCTGTGTCCTTCGAGCTGGACAAGGTCTTCTCCCCACAGGCCTCGCAGCAGGAC GTGTTCCAGGAGGTGCAGGCCCTGGTCACCTCTTGCATTGATGGCTTCAATGTCTGCATCTTTGCGTACGGCCAGACGGGCGCCGGCAAGACGTACACGATGGAG GGGACCGCTGAGAACCCAGGTATCAACCAGCGGGCCCTGCAGCTGCTCTTCTCCGAGGTGCAGGAGAAGGCGTCTGACTGGGAGTACACCATCACCGTCAGCGCTGCGGAGATCTACAATGAGGTCCTCAG GGACCTGCTAGGGAAAGAGCCTCAGGAAAAACTGGAGATCCGGCTGTGCCCAGACGGCAGTGGGCAGCTGTATGTACCAGGGCTGACTGAGTTCCAAGTGCAGAGCGTGGACGACATCAACAAG GTGTTTGAGTTTGGCCACACTAATCGCACGACCGAGTTCACCAACCTGAACGAGCACAGCTCCCGCTCGCACGCGCTGCTCATCGTGACGGTGCGAGGCGTGGACTGCAGCACAGGCCTCCGCACCACGG GGAAGCTGAACCTGGTGGACTTGGCTGGCTCGGAGCGCGTGGGCAAGTCGGGGGCCGAGGGCAGCCGCCTGCGGGAGGCGCAGCACATCAACAAGTCGCTGTCGGCTCTGGGGGACGTCATTGCTGCCCTGCGCTCCCGCCAGGGCCACGTGCCCTTCCGCAACTCCAAGCTCACCTACCTGCTGCAGGATTCGCTTAgtggtgacagcaagaccctcaTGGTGGTACAG GTGTCCCCCGTGGAGAAGAACACTAGCGAGACGCTCTATTCCCTCAAGTTTGCTGAGAGGGTGCGCTCTGTGGAGCTGGGGCCTGGGCTACGCAGGGCAGAGCTTGGGTCCTGGTCAAGCCAGGAGCATCTAGAG TGGGAGCCGGCTTGTCAGACGCCACAGCCCTCGGCACGGGCCCACTCAGCCCCCAGCTCTGGGACCAGTAGCCGCCCTGGATCCATCCGGAGGAAGCTGCAGCCCTCGG GGAAGTCGCGGCCACTGCCTGTGTGA